In Hippopotamus amphibius kiboko isolate mHipAmp2 unplaced genomic scaffold, mHipAmp2.hap2 H_1, whole genome shotgun sequence, a genomic segment contains:
- the PEG3 gene encoding paternally-expressed gene 3 protein isoform X3 has translation MLPPKYLSVTKPKKSWAPNLCELDSDLSQEPDAVVGEGATDSEFFHQRFRNFLYVEFVGPRKTLLKLRNLCLDWLQPETRTKEEIIELLVLEQYLTILPEKIKPWVRAKKPENCEKLVTLLETYKEMYEPEGDRDWDQDWERDREREHRRGRSRDLESRARWPHARNPRSRFHARDLSLPLMEKATFAKEREHKCRDSMMDYEARPQEAVSYQDMVDLTEDRKPQNPIQDNMENYRKLLSLGVQLAEDDGHSHMTQGHSSRSKRSAYPSTSRGLKTMPETKKSAHRRGICEDESSHGVIMEKFIKDVSRSSRSGRAREAGDRLQRLPRRPDSDWKEVSFNKRESVIQERGHEGNAFGGGGFNFNSHLVSRKRVLERKRRYHFDADGKGSVRDQRGGARKRPFECHEVRKAASVSSLSAPPVPESQPFDFGALPYVCDECGGSFSVISEFVEHQIMHTRENLYEYGESFIHSVAVSEVQKRQAGGKRFECKECGETFNKSAVLAEHRKIHARDYLAECKDEEDEEPFMPSPTFSELQKIYGKDKFYECKVCKETFLHSSALIEHQKIHGRDDKDSSERGEAFKPSPALNELQRVCGKEKMYECKVCGETFHHSASLREHQKIHIRGNPFENKGRVCEETFIPGQSLKRRQKTSKEKLYDFKDGGDVFRQSSDLIERQKTHSRKNLFEGQGCEKSVIHSMSFPESQKSHTITRPPEDEEDKKALTISSSPDDSREALSYGRSPYERSVIHSSAFARAQKSHSKLRVIAAATVQSSGTTEHRKVHAGEGTSERKRYERSVIHSLATFKPPRGLGGNELLGCDEVGESSAYLLDPRDQLRKTLARENPYVGGKNNIFKGSVIHTAAQDSLAGEGPSGWKKDGEASAPNPDVREHQKARAKKKNIERRNYEASVIHSLRFGEPQTFRPKEKFYECPECGESFVCSSDLTEHQKIHDRKKPSGSKDYLRSVIRSLASADPQTSYADQSVQTASAGSSAQTGYAEAPAQTGYAEPPAQTGYAEPPAQTGYAEAPAQTGYAEPPAQTGYAEAPAQTGYAEPPAQTGYAEPPAQTGYAEPPAQTGYAEPPAQTGYAEPPAQTGYAEPPAQTGYAEPPAQTGYAEPPAQTGYAEPPAQSGYAEPPIRNECKECGECFATIEDLGTHQKIYAQEKFHGEKLFGDSVVQGVGLKGPQQEEPRQGEPDELDEQDEPEDAIYGCKDCGLGFADRADLKDHQKVHGREYLIDSREYTHSVVHTRSVSEYQKDHIGEQLYECPACGESFVHSSFLFEHQKIHEQDQFYGHRRYDEPFVQPLVISPRRPRAPQKSPPAGTSLQCQVCGQDFIHGSVLSEHVRVHTGDDLPEQGQGSADAVCPGSAPTELQRDQAEDKHHECKTCGESFRSQADLREHMRIHERDEPYDYGAAFIHTSFLTEPPKRDSPFYECKDCGKSFIHNTVLTKHQKLHLEEEEAAAAAQEVEANVLVPREVLRIQGSNVEAAEPEVEAAEPEVEAAEPNVEAAEPNGEAEGPEGEAAEPNGEAEQPNGEAEQPNGDADEPDGAGIEDPEERAEEPEGDADEPDGAGIEDPEEEGDDQEIQVEEPFYDCRECGETFASSSASGEHLKTHARVVISEPGSVCGESPHYTEHASTSSSDSGRADDKYFKCDVCGQVFSDRLSLARHQNTHTG, from the exons ATGCTGCCTCCAAAGTACTTGTCCGTCACCAAACCCAAGAAGTCCTGGGCCCCAAATCTGTGTGAGCTAGACAGTGACTTGTCTCAGGAGCCGGATGCCGTCGTAGGGGAAGGCGCCACTGACTCTGAGTTCTTCCATCAGAGGTTTCGGAACTTCCTCTACGTGGAATTTGTTGGGCCTCGGAAGACCCTGCTCAAACTCCGAAACCTCTGCCTCGATTGGTTGCAGCCGGAGACTCGCACCAAGGAGGAGATTATCGAGCTCTTGGTCCTCGAGCAGTACCTGACCATCCTTCCAGAAAAGATCAAGCCTTGGGTGCGCGCAAAAAAGCCGGAGAACTGCGAGAAGCTCGTTACTCTGCTGGAGACTTACAAGGAGATGTACGAACCGGAAG GTGACCGGGACTGGGACCAGGACTGGGAGCGAGACCGGGAGCGGGAGCACCGGAGGGGCAGAAGCAGGGATCTGGAGTCGCGGGCCCGCTGGCCACACGCCAGGAACCCCAGGAGCA GGTTTCATGCGCGggatctctcccttcctctcatgGAGAAGGCGACCTTTGCAAAGGAAAGAGAGCACAAATGTAGGGACTCCATGATGGATTACGAGGCGAGGCCCCAG GAGGCCGTGTCCTACCAGGATATGGTGGACCTCACCGAGGACCGGAAGCCCCAGAACCCGATTCAGGACAACATGGAGAACTACCGGAAGCTGCTCTCACTGG GGGTTCAGCTTGCCGAGGACGACGGCCACTCGCACATGACCCAGGGCCACTCGTCGAGGTCAAAGAGAAGTGCCTACCCGAGCACCAGCCGAG GTCTGAAAACTATGCCTGAAACCAAAAAGTCAGCCCATCGGCGGGGGATCTGTGAAGATGAATCTTCCCACGGGGTGATAATGGAAAAGTTCATCAAGGACGTTTCGCGCAGCTCCAGATCGGGGAGAGCAAGGGAAGCTGGCGATCGGCTGCAGAGGCTCCCCAGGAGGCCAGACAGCGATTGGAAGGAGGTTTCATTCAACAAGAGGGAGTCGGTGATTCAGGAGAGGGGCCATGAAGGGAATGCCTTTGGGGGAGGAGGCTTCAATTTTAACTCACACCTGGTTTCCAGAAAGAGAGTTCTTGAGAGAAAGAGGCGCTATCATTTCGACGCAGACGGGAAGGGCTCCGTGCGTGATCAGAGAGGCGGGGCGCGGAAGCGGCCCTTCGAGTGTCACGAGGTGAGAAAGGCCGCCAGCGTGAGCAGCCTCAGTGCACCGCCGGTGCCAGAGTCGCAGCCGTTCGACTTCGGGGCGCTGCCCTACGTGTGTGACGAGTGCGGGGGGTCCTTCAGTGTGATCTCGGAGTTTGTGGAGCATCAGATCATGCACACCAGGGAGAATCTGTACGAGTATGGCGAGTCCTTTATCCATAGCGTGGCCGTCAGTGAGGTTCAGAAAAGGCAGGCCGGAGGGAAACGCTTTGAGTGTAAGGAGTGTGGGGAAACCTTCAACAAGAGCGCCGTCCTGGCCGAGCACCGGAAAATTCACGCCAGAGATTATCTTGCGGAGTGCAAGGACGAGGAGGACGAGGAGCCCTTCATGCCCAGCCCAACCTTCAGTGAGCTCCAGAAGATATATGGGAAAGACAAATTCTATGAGTGCAAGGTGTGCAAGGAAACCTTCCTTCATAGTTCTGCCCTGATAGAGCACCAGAAAATCCATGGCCGAGATGACAAGGATAGTAGTGAGCGTGGGGAAGCCTTTAAACCCAGTCCAGCGCTTAACGAGCTTCAGAGGGTGTgtgggaaagagaaaatgtaCGAGTGCAAGGTGTGTGGGGAGACCTTCCATCACAGCGCGTCCCTGAGAGAGCACCAGAAGATCCACATCCGAGGAAACCCATTTGAAAACAAGGGCAGAGTGTGTGAGGAAACCTTCATTCCTGGTCAGTCCCTTAAGAGACGCCAGAAAACCTCAAAAGAGAAGCTCTACGACTTTAAAGATGGTGGGGATGTCTTTAGGCAAAGCTCAGACCTCATCGAGCGCCAGAAAACTCATTCTCGGAAGAACCTCTTCGAAGGCCAGGGGTGTGAGAAGTCTGTCATTCACAGTATGTCTTTCCCCGAATCTCAGAAGAGTCACACTATAACCAGGCCACCCGAGGATGAGGAGGACAAGAAGGCGCTCACCATCAGCTCCAGCCCCGATGACAGCCGGGAAGCCCTGTCCTACGGAAGGAGCCCATACGAGAGATCTGTCATTCACAGCTCAGCCTTCGCCAGGGCTCAGAAAAGTCACAGCAAACTGAGAGTGATTGCAGCGGCGACGGTTCAGAGCTCGGGTACCACCGAACATCGGAAAGTCCACGCTGGGGAGGGTACCTCTGAAAGAAAGAGGTACGAGAGGTCCGTCATCCACAGCCTAGCCACTTTCAAGCCTCCCCGTGGCCTTGGTGGAAACGAGCTCCTCGGCTGTGACGAGGTGGGGGAGTCCTCCGCTTACCTCTTAGACCCTCGTGACCAGCTGCGGAAGACTCTTGCCCGAGAGAACCCCTACGTAGGGGGTAAGAACAACATCTTCAAGGGCTCCGTTATACACACCGCAGCTCAGGACAGTCTTGCTGGGGAGGGCCCCAGTGGATGGAAGAAGGACGGCGAAGCGTCTGCTCCCAACCCAGACGTCCGCGAGCATCAGAAGGCTCGTGCCAAGAAGAAGAACATCGAGCGTAGGAATTACGAGGCCTCTGTAATACACTCACTGCGATTTGGTGAACCTCAAACGTTTCGCCCTAAAGAGAAATTTTATGAATGTCCAGAGTGTGGAGAATCCTTTGTTTGTAGCTCCGACCTCACTGAGCATCAGAAGATTCATGATAGAAAGAAGCCCTCCGGAAGTAAAGACTACTTACGATCTGTCATTCGCAGCTTAGCCTCCGCTGACCCTCAGACCAGTTACGCAGACCAGTCAGTGCAGACAGCTTCTGCAGGATCATCAGCTCAGACCGGTTACGCTGAAGCACCGGCTCAGACCGGTTACGCTGAACCTCCGGCTCAGACCGGTTACGCTGAACCACCGGCTCAGACCGGTTACGCTGAAGCACCGGCTCAGACCGGTTACGCTGAACCTCCGGCTCAGACCGGTTACGCTGAAGCACCGGCTCAGACCGGTTACGCTGAACCTCCGGCTCAGACCGGTTACGCTGAACCTCCGGCTCAGACCGGTTACGCTGAACCTCCGGCTCAGACCGGTTACGCTGAACCACCGGCTCAGACCGGTTACGCTGAACCTCCGGCTCAGACCGGTTACGCTGAACCTCCGGCTCAGACCGGTTACGCTGAACCTCCGGCTCAGACCGGTTACGCTGAACCTCCGGCTCAGACCGGTTACGCTGAACCTCCGGCTCAGAGCGGTTATGCTGAACCACCCATTCGCAATGAATGTAAGGAGTGTGGGGAGTGCTTTGCCACCATTGAAGACCTTGGCACACATCAGAAAATCTATGCCCAAGAGAAATTCCATGGTGAGAAGCTGTTTGGAGACTCTGTGGTTCAGGGTGTGGGCCTCAAAGGACCGCAGCAGGAAGAGCCTCGGCAGGGAGAGCCGGATGAGCTGGACGAGCAGGACGAGCCTGAAGACGCCATCTATGGGTGTAAGGACTGTGGGCTGGGCTTCGCAGATCGCGCAGACCTCAAGGACCATCAGAAGGTTCACGGCAGAGAGTACCTCATCGACAGCCGCGAGTACACGCATTCCGTGGTCCACACCCGTTCTGTCAGTGAGTATCAGAAAGATCACATTGGAGAGCAGCTCTACGAGTGCCCGGCCTGTGGAGAGTCTTTCGTtcatagctcattcctttttgaGCATCAGAAAATCCACGAGCAAGACCAGTTTTACGGCCACAGGAGGTACGATGAGCCTTTCGTGCAGCCCTTGGTCATCAGCCCACGGCGGCCTCGGGCCCCACAGAAGAGTCCCCCCGCCGGCACATCCCTGCAGTGCCAAGTGTGTGGCCAGGACTTCATCCACGGCTCTGTGCTTAGCGAACACGTGAGAGTCCATACTGGAGACGACCTGCCGGAGCAGGGTCAGGGCAGCGCGGACGCAGTCTGTCCAGGCTCCGCCCCCACAGAGCTTCAGAGAGACCAGGCTGAGGACAAGCACCACGAGTGCAAGACCTGTGGAGAGTCCTTCCGCAGCCAGGCAGACCTGCGGGAGCACATGAGAATCCATGAGAGGGACGAGCCCTATGACTACGGGGCCGCCTTTATCCACACCTCCTTCCTCACCGAGCCCCCCAAGAGGGACTCGCCCTTCTACGAGTGCAAGGACTGCGGGAAGTCCTTCATCCACAACACAGTCCTCACGAAGCATCAGAAGCTGCACCTCGAGGAAGAGGAAGCAGCCGCAGCCGCCCAGGAAGTCGAAGCCAACGTTCTGGTTCCACGGGAAGTTCTGCGGATCCAGGGATCAAATGTGGAGGCCGCAGAGCCGGAGGTGGAGGCCGCGGAGCCAGAGGTAGAGGCTGCAGAGCCCAACGTGGAGGCTGCCGAGCCCAATGGGGAGGCTGAGGGGCCAGAGGGGGAGGCCGCCGAGCCCAATGGGGAGGCTGAGCAGCCCAACGGGGAGGCCGAGCAGCCCAACGGAGATGCGGATGAGCCGGACGGGGCAGGGATTGAGGACCCggaggagagagcagaggagcCAGAGGGAGACGCAGATGAGCCAGACGGCGCAGGGATCGAGGACCCGGAAGAGGAGGGGGACGACCAGGAGATCCAGGTGGAGGAGCCCTTCTATGACTGTAGGGAGTGTGGAGAGACCTTCGCCTCCAGTTCGGCCTCCGGCGAGCACCTGAAAACCCATGCCAGGGTGGTAATATCCGAGCCCGGAAGCGTCTGTGGGGAGAGCCCCCACTACACCGAGCACGCCAGCACCAGCAGCAGTGACAGCGGCAGGGCCGACGACAAGTACTTCAAGTGTGACGTCTGCGGGCAGGTCTTCAGCGACCGCCTGTCCCTGGCCAGGCACCAGAACACCCACACCGGCTGA
- the PEG3 gene encoding paternally-expressed gene 3 protein isoform X2 gives MLPPKYLSVTKPKKSWAPNLCELDSDLSQEPDAVVGEGATDSEFFHQRFRNFLYVEFVGPRKTLLKLRNLCLDWLQPETRTKEEIIELLVLEQYLTILPEKIKPWVRAKKPENCEKLVTLLETYKEMYEPEDDSSRDARGEGSMSRKAAESPPPPRSAYPCCSDRDWDQDWERDREREHRRGRSRDLESRARWPHARNPRSRFHARDLSLPLMEKATFAKEREHKCRDSMMDYEARPQEAVSYQDMVDLTEDRKPQNPIQDNMENYRKLLSLGLKTMPETKKSAHRRGICEDESSHGVIMEKFIKDVSRSSRSGRAREAGDRLQRLPRRPDSDWKEVSFNKRESVIQERGHEGNAFGGGGFNFNSHLVSRKRVLERKRRYHFDADGKGSVRDQRGGARKRPFECHEVRKAASVSSLSAPPVPESQPFDFGALPYVCDECGGSFSVISEFVEHQIMHTRENLYEYGESFIHSVAVSEVQKRQAGGKRFECKECGETFNKSAVLAEHRKIHARDYLAECKDEEDEEPFMPSPTFSELQKIYGKDKFYECKVCKETFLHSSALIEHQKIHGRDDKDSSERGEAFKPSPALNELQRVCGKEKMYECKVCGETFHHSASLREHQKIHIRGNPFENKGRVCEETFIPGQSLKRRQKTSKEKLYDFKDGGDVFRQSSDLIERQKTHSRKNLFEGQGCEKSVIHSMSFPESQKSHTITRPPEDEEDKKALTISSSPDDSREALSYGRSPYERSVIHSSAFARAQKSHSKLRVIAAATVQSSGTTEHRKVHAGEGTSERKRYERSVIHSLATFKPPRGLGGNELLGCDEVGESSAYLLDPRDQLRKTLARENPYVGGKNNIFKGSVIHTAAQDSLAGEGPSGWKKDGEASAPNPDVREHQKARAKKKNIERRNYEASVIHSLRFGEPQTFRPKEKFYECPECGESFVCSSDLTEHQKIHDRKKPSGSKDYLRSVIRSLASADPQTSYADQSVQTASAGSSAQTGYAEAPAQTGYAEPPAQTGYAEPPAQTGYAEAPAQTGYAEPPAQTGYAEAPAQTGYAEPPAQTGYAEPPAQTGYAEPPAQTGYAEPPAQTGYAEPPAQTGYAEPPAQTGYAEPPAQTGYAEPPAQTGYAEPPAQSGYAEPPIRNECKECGECFATIEDLGTHQKIYAQEKFHGEKLFGDSVVQGVGLKGPQQEEPRQGEPDELDEQDEPEDAIYGCKDCGLGFADRADLKDHQKVHGREYLIDSREYTHSVVHTRSVSEYQKDHIGEQLYECPACGESFVHSSFLFEHQKIHEQDQFYGHRRYDEPFVQPLVISPRRPRAPQKSPPAGTSLQCQVCGQDFIHGSVLSEHVRVHTGDDLPEQGQGSADAVCPGSAPTELQRDQAEDKHHECKTCGESFRSQADLREHMRIHERDEPYDYGAAFIHTSFLTEPPKRDSPFYECKDCGKSFIHNTVLTKHQKLHLEEEEAAAAAQEVEANVLVPREVLRIQGSNVEAAEPEVEAAEPEVEAAEPNVEAAEPNGEAEGPEGEAAEPNGEAEQPNGEAEQPNGDADEPDGAGIEDPEERAEEPEGDADEPDGAGIEDPEEEGDDQEIQVEEPFYDCRECGETFASSSASGEHLKTHARVVISEPGSVCGESPHYTEHASTSSSDSGRADDKYFKCDVCGQVFSDRLSLARHQNTHTG, from the exons ATGCTGCCTCCAAAGTACTTGTCCGTCACCAAACCCAAGAAGTCCTGGGCCCCAAATCTGTGTGAGCTAGACAGTGACTTGTCTCAGGAGCCGGATGCCGTCGTAGGGGAAGGCGCCACTGACTCTGAGTTCTTCCATCAGAGGTTTCGGAACTTCCTCTACGTGGAATTTGTTGGGCCTCGGAAGACCCTGCTCAAACTCCGAAACCTCTGCCTCGATTGGTTGCAGCCGGAGACTCGCACCAAGGAGGAGATTATCGAGCTCTTGGTCCTCGAGCAGTACCTGACCATCCTTCCAGAAAAGATCAAGCCTTGGGTGCGCGCAAAAAAGCCGGAGAACTGCGAGAAGCTCGTTACTCTGCTGGAGACTTACAAGGAGATGTACGAACCGGAAG ACGACAGCAGCAGGGACGCCCGTGGCGAAGGCAGCATGAGCCGGAAGGCAGCAGagtccccgccgccgccgcgctccgCCTACCCCTGCTGCA GTGACCGGGACTGGGACCAGGACTGGGAGCGAGACCGGGAGCGGGAGCACCGGAGGGGCAGAAGCAGGGATCTGGAGTCGCGGGCCCGCTGGCCACACGCCAGGAACCCCAGGAGCA GGTTTCATGCGCGggatctctcccttcctctcatgGAGAAGGCGACCTTTGCAAAGGAAAGAGAGCACAAATGTAGGGACTCCATGATGGATTACGAGGCGAGGCCCCAG GAGGCCGTGTCCTACCAGGATATGGTGGACCTCACCGAGGACCGGAAGCCCCAGAACCCGATTCAGGACAACATGGAGAACTACCGGAAGCTGCTCTCACTGG GTCTGAAAACTATGCCTGAAACCAAAAAGTCAGCCCATCGGCGGGGGATCTGTGAAGATGAATCTTCCCACGGGGTGATAATGGAAAAGTTCATCAAGGACGTTTCGCGCAGCTCCAGATCGGGGAGAGCAAGGGAAGCTGGCGATCGGCTGCAGAGGCTCCCCAGGAGGCCAGACAGCGATTGGAAGGAGGTTTCATTCAACAAGAGGGAGTCGGTGATTCAGGAGAGGGGCCATGAAGGGAATGCCTTTGGGGGAGGAGGCTTCAATTTTAACTCACACCTGGTTTCCAGAAAGAGAGTTCTTGAGAGAAAGAGGCGCTATCATTTCGACGCAGACGGGAAGGGCTCCGTGCGTGATCAGAGAGGCGGGGCGCGGAAGCGGCCCTTCGAGTGTCACGAGGTGAGAAAGGCCGCCAGCGTGAGCAGCCTCAGTGCACCGCCGGTGCCAGAGTCGCAGCCGTTCGACTTCGGGGCGCTGCCCTACGTGTGTGACGAGTGCGGGGGGTCCTTCAGTGTGATCTCGGAGTTTGTGGAGCATCAGATCATGCACACCAGGGAGAATCTGTACGAGTATGGCGAGTCCTTTATCCATAGCGTGGCCGTCAGTGAGGTTCAGAAAAGGCAGGCCGGAGGGAAACGCTTTGAGTGTAAGGAGTGTGGGGAAACCTTCAACAAGAGCGCCGTCCTGGCCGAGCACCGGAAAATTCACGCCAGAGATTATCTTGCGGAGTGCAAGGACGAGGAGGACGAGGAGCCCTTCATGCCCAGCCCAACCTTCAGTGAGCTCCAGAAGATATATGGGAAAGACAAATTCTATGAGTGCAAGGTGTGCAAGGAAACCTTCCTTCATAGTTCTGCCCTGATAGAGCACCAGAAAATCCATGGCCGAGATGACAAGGATAGTAGTGAGCGTGGGGAAGCCTTTAAACCCAGTCCAGCGCTTAACGAGCTTCAGAGGGTGTgtgggaaagagaaaatgtaCGAGTGCAAGGTGTGTGGGGAGACCTTCCATCACAGCGCGTCCCTGAGAGAGCACCAGAAGATCCACATCCGAGGAAACCCATTTGAAAACAAGGGCAGAGTGTGTGAGGAAACCTTCATTCCTGGTCAGTCCCTTAAGAGACGCCAGAAAACCTCAAAAGAGAAGCTCTACGACTTTAAAGATGGTGGGGATGTCTTTAGGCAAAGCTCAGACCTCATCGAGCGCCAGAAAACTCATTCTCGGAAGAACCTCTTCGAAGGCCAGGGGTGTGAGAAGTCTGTCATTCACAGTATGTCTTTCCCCGAATCTCAGAAGAGTCACACTATAACCAGGCCACCCGAGGATGAGGAGGACAAGAAGGCGCTCACCATCAGCTCCAGCCCCGATGACAGCCGGGAAGCCCTGTCCTACGGAAGGAGCCCATACGAGAGATCTGTCATTCACAGCTCAGCCTTCGCCAGGGCTCAGAAAAGTCACAGCAAACTGAGAGTGATTGCAGCGGCGACGGTTCAGAGCTCGGGTACCACCGAACATCGGAAAGTCCACGCTGGGGAGGGTACCTCTGAAAGAAAGAGGTACGAGAGGTCCGTCATCCACAGCCTAGCCACTTTCAAGCCTCCCCGTGGCCTTGGTGGAAACGAGCTCCTCGGCTGTGACGAGGTGGGGGAGTCCTCCGCTTACCTCTTAGACCCTCGTGACCAGCTGCGGAAGACTCTTGCCCGAGAGAACCCCTACGTAGGGGGTAAGAACAACATCTTCAAGGGCTCCGTTATACACACCGCAGCTCAGGACAGTCTTGCTGGGGAGGGCCCCAGTGGATGGAAGAAGGACGGCGAAGCGTCTGCTCCCAACCCAGACGTCCGCGAGCATCAGAAGGCTCGTGCCAAGAAGAAGAACATCGAGCGTAGGAATTACGAGGCCTCTGTAATACACTCACTGCGATTTGGTGAACCTCAAACGTTTCGCCCTAAAGAGAAATTTTATGAATGTCCAGAGTGTGGAGAATCCTTTGTTTGTAGCTCCGACCTCACTGAGCATCAGAAGATTCATGATAGAAAGAAGCCCTCCGGAAGTAAAGACTACTTACGATCTGTCATTCGCAGCTTAGCCTCCGCTGACCCTCAGACCAGTTACGCAGACCAGTCAGTGCAGACAGCTTCTGCAGGATCATCAGCTCAGACCGGTTACGCTGAAGCACCGGCTCAGACCGGTTACGCTGAACCTCCGGCTCAGACCGGTTACGCTGAACCACCGGCTCAGACCGGTTACGCTGAAGCACCGGCTCAGACCGGTTACGCTGAACCTCCGGCTCAGACCGGTTACGCTGAAGCACCGGCTCAGACCGGTTACGCTGAACCTCCGGCTCAGACCGGTTACGCTGAACCTCCGGCTCAGACCGGTTACGCTGAACCTCCGGCTCAGACCGGTTACGCTGAACCACCGGCTCAGACCGGTTACGCTGAACCTCCGGCTCAGACCGGTTACGCTGAACCTCCGGCTCAGACCGGTTACGCTGAACCTCCGGCTCAGACCGGTTACGCTGAACCTCCGGCTCAGACCGGTTACGCTGAACCTCCGGCTCAGAGCGGTTATGCTGAACCACCCATTCGCAATGAATGTAAGGAGTGTGGGGAGTGCTTTGCCACCATTGAAGACCTTGGCACACATCAGAAAATCTATGCCCAAGAGAAATTCCATGGTGAGAAGCTGTTTGGAGACTCTGTGGTTCAGGGTGTGGGCCTCAAAGGACCGCAGCAGGAAGAGCCTCGGCAGGGAGAGCCGGATGAGCTGGACGAGCAGGACGAGCCTGAAGACGCCATCTATGGGTGTAAGGACTGTGGGCTGGGCTTCGCAGATCGCGCAGACCTCAAGGACCATCAGAAGGTTCACGGCAGAGAGTACCTCATCGACAGCCGCGAGTACACGCATTCCGTGGTCCACACCCGTTCTGTCAGTGAGTATCAGAAAGATCACATTGGAGAGCAGCTCTACGAGTGCCCGGCCTGTGGAGAGTCTTTCGTtcatagctcattcctttttgaGCATCAGAAAATCCACGAGCAAGACCAGTTTTACGGCCACAGGAGGTACGATGAGCCTTTCGTGCAGCCCTTGGTCATCAGCCCACGGCGGCCTCGGGCCCCACAGAAGAGTCCCCCCGCCGGCACATCCCTGCAGTGCCAAGTGTGTGGCCAGGACTTCATCCACGGCTCTGTGCTTAGCGAACACGTGAGAGTCCATACTGGAGACGACCTGCCGGAGCAGGGTCAGGGCAGCGCGGACGCAGTCTGTCCAGGCTCCGCCCCCACAGAGCTTCAGAGAGACCAGGCTGAGGACAAGCACCACGAGTGCAAGACCTGTGGAGAGTCCTTCCGCAGCCAGGCAGACCTGCGGGAGCACATGAGAATCCATGAGAGGGACGAGCCCTATGACTACGGGGCCGCCTTTATCCACACCTCCTTCCTCACCGAGCCCCCCAAGAGGGACTCGCCCTTCTACGAGTGCAAGGACTGCGGGAAGTCCTTCATCCACAACACAGTCCTCACGAAGCATCAGAAGCTGCACCTCGAGGAAGAGGAAGCAGCCGCAGCCGCCCAGGAAGTCGAAGCCAACGTTCTGGTTCCACGGGAAGTTCTGCGGATCCAGGGATCAAATGTGGAGGCCGCAGAGCCGGAGGTGGAGGCCGCGGAGCCAGAGGTAGAGGCTGCAGAGCCCAACGTGGAGGCTGCCGAGCCCAATGGGGAGGCTGAGGGGCCAGAGGGGGAGGCCGCCGAGCCCAATGGGGAGGCTGAGCAGCCCAACGGGGAGGCCGAGCAGCCCAACGGAGATGCGGATGAGCCGGACGGGGCAGGGATTGAGGACCCggaggagagagcagaggagcCAGAGGGAGACGCAGATGAGCCAGACGGCGCAGGGATCGAGGACCCGGAAGAGGAGGGGGACGACCAGGAGATCCAGGTGGAGGAGCCCTTCTATGACTGTAGGGAGTGTGGAGAGACCTTCGCCTCCAGTTCGGCCTCCGGCGAGCACCTGAAAACCCATGCCAGGGTGGTAATATCCGAGCCCGGAAGCGTCTGTGGGGAGAGCCCCCACTACACCGAGCACGCCAGCACCAGCAGCAGTGACAGCGGCAGGGCCGACGACAAGTACTTCAAGTGTGACGTCTGCGGGCAGGTCTTCAGCGACCGCCTGTCCCTGGCCAGGCACCAGAACACCCACACCGGCTGA